One Bacillus sp. FJAT-52991 genomic region harbors:
- the mce gene encoding methylmalonyl-CoA epimerase, with amino-acid sequence MINNINHIGIAVRSLDETLPFYTEQLGLSLEKIEVVDSEKVKVAFIDAGNVKLELLEPTNEDSPIAKFIEKRGQGIHHVAFGVTEIEERIREIKERGIQMINETSKPGAGGAQVAFMHPKSTHGVLFELCDKSKAKGD; translated from the coding sequence ATGATTAATAATATCAATCATATCGGGATTGCTGTCCGATCATTAGATGAAACTTTACCTTTCTATACAGAGCAACTGGGGTTATCGCTTGAAAAAATTGAGGTGGTGGACTCGGAGAAAGTGAAAGTAGCTTTTATCGATGCAGGAAATGTGAAGCTTGAATTGCTTGAACCGACGAATGAAGATAGTCCAATTGCCAAATTTATTGAAAAGCGCGGACAGGGAATCCACCATGTGGCGTTTGGTGTCACTGAAATAGAAGAGAGAATCCGTGAAATAAAAGAAAGAGGCATTCAAATGATTAATGAAACATCAAAGCCAGGAGCTGGAGGAGCACAAGTGGCATTTATGCATCCGAAATCTACACATGGCGTATTATTTGAGCTTTGTGATAAAAGCAAGGCGAAAGGGGACTGA
- the prli42 gene encoding stressosome-associated protein Prli42 has protein sequence MYHIKGATILSMRNKNIQKTVVYIMLFTMLVSTLFVGLSMFM, from the coding sequence ATGTATCACATAAAAGGAGCGACGATTCTTTCTATGAGAAATAAAAACATACAAAAAACAGTGGTTTATATCATGCTATTTACGATGTTAGTTTCGACTTTATTCGTTGGCTTATCCATGTTTATGTAA
- the meaB gene encoding methylmalonyl Co-A mutase-associated GTPase MeaB: MDEKQDPKLEESGDSALHVMKGIASSHDGFTSSKKKRFQKKVKSLPNIEELVAGVRSGSRKDLAKAITFIESNANEHYQFGQELLQQLLPQTGRSIRIGITGVPGAGKSTFIEAFGKMLCDSGFKTAVLAIDPSSSISGGSILGDKTRMELLAKHPNAFIRPSPSSGTLGGVHRKTRETMLLCESAGFEIILVETVGVGQSEFLVRGMVDIFLLLALTGAGDELQGMKKGIMELADAIIVNKADGENEPLAKKTQREFNQILHMLQPSTKGWQSKAYTCSSIEQRGIVEIWEMIQAFEKATKESGVFDERRSSQTKEWMHTLILEQLKTNFYQHSYVKEHIKEMERKAMNGEMTPSQAVENLFSHVYPKTNE; this comes from the coding sequence ATGGATGAAAAACAAGATCCGAAGCTAGAAGAGAGCGGTGATTCTGCTCTTCATGTGATGAAGGGGATTGCTTCCTCACATGATGGCTTCACTTCTTCGAAAAAGAAAAGATTTCAAAAAAAAGTGAAAAGCTTGCCGAACATAGAGGAACTTGTTGCTGGTGTGCGTTCCGGGTCAAGAAAGGATTTGGCGAAAGCTATTACCTTCATTGAAAGTAACGCCAACGAGCATTATCAGTTTGGACAAGAGCTATTACAACAATTATTGCCGCAAACCGGTCGGTCGATTCGCATCGGAATTACTGGTGTTCCGGGAGCGGGGAAAAGCACATTTATTGAAGCGTTCGGTAAAATGTTATGTGACAGCGGATTTAAAACAGCGGTACTGGCTATTGACCCGAGCTCTTCTATTAGTGGAGGCAGCATTCTTGGCGACAAAACTCGGATGGAACTGTTAGCAAAACATCCAAATGCTTTCATCCGGCCTTCTCCATCTAGCGGAACGCTTGGCGGTGTGCATCGAAAAACGCGTGAGACGATGCTTCTTTGTGAATCGGCCGGGTTTGAGATTATTTTAGTCGAAACGGTCGGAGTGGGCCAAAGTGAATTCCTCGTTCGCGGCATGGTTGATATCTTCCTCTTGCTTGCCTTAACGGGAGCCGGCGATGAGCTCCAAGGCATGAAAAAGGGGATTATGGAGCTCGCTGATGCGATTATTGTCAACAAAGCGGATGGAGAGAATGAGCCTTTGGCGAAAAAGACGCAGCGAGAGTTTAATCAAATTCTTCATATGCTGCAGCCATCTACAAAAGGCTGGCAATCAAAAGCGTATACATGTTCATCGATCGAACAGCGAGGAATTGTCGAGATTTGGGAGATGATTCAGGCATTTGAGAAGGCGACGAAAGAAAGTGGCGTTTTTGACGAACGCCGAAGCAGCCAGACGAAGGAATGGATGCACACATTAATTCTTGAACAGTTAAAAACGAACTTTTATCAGCATTCATATGTCAAAGAGCATATAAAAGAGATGGAGAGAAAAGCGATGAATGGGGAAATGACCCCTTCGCAAGCGGTGGAGAATTTATTTTCCCATGTGTATCCTAAAACGAACGAATAA
- a CDS encoding BrxA/BrxB family bacilliredoxin, with amino-acid sequence MNMDFNFLMNDVVRQAREEITAAGYTQLQTLEEVEAAFAKSGTTLVMINSVCGCAGGIARPAAAHSVHYDKRPAQLVTVFAGQDKEATAKARSYFEGYPPSSPSFALLKDGKICTMVERHEIEGHDPMSVVQKLQAAFDQYCEEV; translated from the coding sequence ATGAACATGGATTTTAACTTTTTAATGAATGATGTCGTTCGTCAAGCCCGTGAAGAAATTACGGCCGCAGGATATACACAGCTTCAAACACTAGAGGAAGTAGAAGCAGCATTTGCAAAATCAGGAACGACATTAGTAATGATCAACTCAGTTTGTGGATGTGCAGGAGGGATCGCTCGTCCGGCCGCAGCTCATTCAGTCCACTATGACAAGCGTCCAGCTCAACTAGTTACGGTATTTGCCGGTCAAGATAAGGAAGCAACAGCCAAAGCTCGCAGTTATTTTGAAGGCTATCCGCCATCTTCTCCATCGTTCGCTTTGTTAAAGGATGGCAAGATTTGTACCATGGTAGAGCGTCATGAAATTGAAGGCCATGATCCGATGTCAGTCGTTCAAAAGCTACAAGCAGCGTTTGATCAATATTGTGAGGAAGTGTAA
- a CDS encoding tripeptidase T yields the protein MINQERLLNEFLELVQIDSETKNEATIAKVLTKKFEELGVQVYEDDTTAQTGHGAGNLICTLEATKDGVDPIYFTSHMDTVVPGVGVKPSIKDGYVVTDGTTILGADDKAGLAAMLELVRVLKEQNYNHGMIQFIITVGEESGLVGAKVLDRSLVKAKFGYALDSDGQVGNIIVAAPTQAKIKAEIYGKTAHAGVAPEKGVSAITMAAKAIANMPLGRIDEETTANIGRFEGGRATNIVCDYVHILAEARSLVSEKMEAQVTKMKEAFEKTAEEMNGRAKVDVEVMYPGFKYGEGDHVVEVAKQAAARIGRPSQLLTSGGGSDANVIAGFGIPTVNLAVGYEEIHTTNERMPIEELVKLAEMAVAIVAVVSEN from the coding sequence ATGATTAATCAAGAGCGTTTATTAAATGAATTCCTTGAACTTGTTCAAATTGATTCAGAAACAAAAAATGAAGCGACGATTGCGAAAGTATTAACGAAGAAATTTGAAGAGCTTGGTGTTCAGGTGTATGAAGATGATACTACGGCTCAAACTGGACATGGAGCAGGCAACTTAATTTGCACGCTTGAAGCAACGAAAGACGGTGTAGACCCGATTTACTTTACGTCTCATATGGATACGGTCGTTCCAGGTGTCGGCGTGAAGCCAAGCATTAAGGATGGATATGTCGTGACAGATGGAACGACGATTCTTGGAGCGGATGATAAAGCGGGTCTGGCTGCTATGCTGGAATTAGTGAGAGTATTAAAGGAACAAAACTACAATCACGGAATGATTCAATTTATTATTACAGTAGGGGAAGAATCTGGCCTTGTTGGAGCGAAAGTGTTAGATCGATCCCTTGTGAAAGCCAAATTTGGTTATGCCCTTGATAGCGATGGCCAAGTAGGTAATATCATTGTAGCTGCGCCGACGCAGGCAAAGATCAAAGCCGAGATTTATGGAAAGACTGCTCATGCGGGTGTAGCACCTGAAAAAGGGGTATCTGCAATCACAATGGCTGCAAAAGCGATCGCCAATATGCCACTTGGTCGAATTGATGAGGAAACGACTGCGAATATTGGCCGCTTTGAAGGAGGACGTGCAACGAACATCGTGTGTGATTATGTTCATATTTTAGCTGAAGCACGTTCCCTTGTTTCGGAAAAAATGGAAGCACAAGTAACGAAAATGAAGGAAGCATTTGAAAAGACAGCAGAAGAAATGAACGGGCGTGCAAAAGTAGATGTGGAAGTGATGTACCCTGGTTTTAAATATGGAGAAGGGGACCATGTGGTGGAAGTAGCCAAACAAGCGGCAGCACGTATCGGTCGTCCAAGTCAATTGTTAACAAGTGGAGGCGGAAGTGATGCGAATGTCATTGCAGGCTTCGGTATACCAACTGTTAACTTGGCTGTTGGCTATGAAGAAATTCATACAACGAATGAAAGAATGCCAATTGAGGAGCTAGTGAAGTTAGCGGAAATGGCCGTCGCGATCGTAGCGGTTGTTTCGGAAAATTAA
- a CDS encoding aromatic acid exporter family protein → MFKIGYRTIKTAIGTALAIMISQWMGLENFVSAGIITILCIQNTKKKSLQAAWSRFLACTIAMVFCALFFEGIAYHPLVIGLLLLFFIPTTVSLGLKEGIVSSSVIILHIFSDGHISKENILNEFGIITVGMGIALFMNLYMPSLEEKLYQLQEKIEENFYTIFHEITLYLRDNDHIWDGKEITETANLLKEGKMLAYQDIENHFLREEKLFYSYFNMREKQFEKIEHILWIVTSLSHQVHQAHIIADFMEDLSTNIHPGNTVQLSLQKLQRMKAEFEQMELPTTREEFEARAALFQFVREMEQYLLIKSSFKGMKKRKKTVYTRKAQA, encoded by the coding sequence ATGTTTAAAATTGGGTACCGAACTATTAAGACAGCGATTGGCACAGCATTAGCCATTATGATTTCTCAGTGGATGGGGCTTGAAAACTTTGTTTCGGCAGGTATTATTACGATTCTCTGTATTCAAAATACGAAGAAAAAATCGCTTCAAGCCGCTTGGAGTCGCTTTCTGGCTTGTACGATAGCCATGGTTTTTTGTGCGCTGTTTTTTGAAGGGATTGCGTATCATCCACTAGTAATTGGGTTATTGCTGTTGTTCTTTATTCCGACAACCGTTTCTCTCGGATTAAAAGAAGGCATCGTGTCAAGTAGTGTCATCATTTTACATATTTTTTCTGATGGACATATTTCTAAGGAAAACATTCTCAATGAATTTGGGATTATTACCGTAGGAATGGGCATTGCTCTATTCATGAACTTATATATGCCGAGCTTAGAAGAGAAGTTGTATCAGTTGCAAGAGAAGATCGAGGAGAATTTCTATACGATTTTTCATGAGATTACGCTCTATTTGCGTGACAATGACCATATTTGGGACGGCAAAGAAATTACAGAGACCGCAAATTTATTGAAAGAAGGAAAGATGCTCGCTTATCAAGATATAGAAAATCATTTTTTAAGAGAAGAAAAGCTATTTTATAGTTATTTTAATATGAGGGAAAAGCAATTTGAAAAGATCGAGCATATTTTATGGATTGTCACCTCGCTTTCTCATCAAGTTCATCAAGCGCATATTATTGCCGACTTTATGGAAGATTTAAGTACGAATATTCACCCGGGTAACACCGTGCAGCTTTCTTTACAAAAGCTTCAAAGAATGAAGGCTGAATTTGAGCAGATGGAATTGCCGACAACGCGGGAAGAATTTGAAGCGAGAGCGGCGTTGTTTCAATTTGTCAGAGAGATGGAACAATATTTATTAATCAAAAGCTCATTTAAGGGGATGAAAAAAAGGAAAAAGACTGTCTATACAAGAAAAGCTCAAGCCTGA
- the scpA gene encoding methylmalonyl-CoA mutase has protein sequence MSKPNFNKVDPFVAEKENSLEEWKQSLEHEVKKSFEELSFETNEFISLHPLYTKEDTKELSHTNDMPGVVPYTRGPYPTMYVNRPWTVRQYAGFSTAEESNAFYRRNLAMGQKGLSVAFDLPTHRGYDSDHPRVVGDVGKAGVAIDSVEDMKILFAGIPLDQMSVSMTMNGAVLPIMAFYIVTAEEQGVSQEKLSGTIQNDILKEYMVRNTYIYPPDVSMRMIADIFEYTSKYMPKFNSISISGYHMQEAGAPADIELAYTLADGLEYVRTGLKAGIDIDSFAPRLSFFWAIGMNYFMEVAKMRAARRIWAQLMKPFEPKNSKSMALRTHSQTSGWSLTEQDPFNNVTRTLIEAHAAAMGHTQSLHTNALDEAIALPTDFSARIARNTQLYLQEETGITKVIDPWAGSYYVETLTNELMERAWKHIEEIEELGGMTKAIETGLPKMRIEEASARRQAQIDSGTETIIGVNQYRLEQEDPIDILDIDNTAVRLKQIERIQKMKETRDEEKVAAALQAITEAARTGEGNLLALAVDAARARATLGEISDAIEIISGRHKAVIRSVSGVYSSNFSDEEQIQEVKRMTEEFNEQEGRRPRMLVAKMGQDGHDRGAKVVATAYADLGFDVDIGPLFQTPEETALQAVENDVHAIGVSSLAAGHKTLLPALIAELKKLGREDIIVFIGGVIPAQDYDFLRANGAAAIFGPGTVIPVSAQKILEEIYKSLGYEEVNE, from the coding sequence ATGAGTAAACCTAATTTTAACAAGGTGGATCCATTCGTTGCGGAGAAAGAGAATTCTTTAGAGGAATGGAAACAGTCATTAGAGCATGAAGTTAAAAAATCTTTTGAAGAGCTTTCTTTTGAAACGAACGAGTTTATCTCTTTGCATCCTCTCTACACAAAGGAAGACACGAAAGAACTTTCGCATACAAATGATATGCCGGGGGTGGTCCCTTATACAAGAGGACCTTATCCGACAATGTATGTGAATCGACCTTGGACAGTTCGGCAATATGCCGGCTTTTCGACAGCAGAAGAAAGTAACGCGTTTTACCGCCGCAACTTAGCGATGGGACAAAAGGGGTTATCTGTTGCGTTTGATTTGCCGACTCACCGCGGGTATGATTCCGATCATCCACGAGTGGTTGGAGACGTCGGAAAAGCTGGAGTGGCCATTGACTCTGTTGAGGATATGAAAATTTTATTTGCTGGCATTCCGCTTGATCAAATGTCGGTGTCGATGACGATGAATGGAGCCGTTTTACCAATTATGGCTTTCTATATCGTCACAGCCGAAGAACAAGGCGTATCTCAAGAGAAATTATCTGGGACGATCCAAAACGATATCTTAAAAGAGTATATGGTGCGTAATACGTACATTTATCCTCCTGATGTATCGATGCGGATGATTGCTGATATTTTTGAATATACGTCTAAATATATGCCGAAATTTAATAGCATTAGTATTTCTGGCTACCATATGCAAGAAGCGGGTGCACCAGCCGATATTGAGCTTGCTTATACATTAGCGGATGGCCTTGAATACGTTCGTACGGGATTAAAAGCAGGGATTGACATTGACTCCTTTGCCCCGCGATTGTCTTTCTTCTGGGCAATTGGGATGAACTACTTTATGGAAGTGGCAAAAATGCGAGCAGCTCGTCGCATCTGGGCTCAGCTTATGAAGCCGTTTGAACCGAAAAATAGCAAATCGATGGCACTGAGAACGCATTCGCAAACATCTGGCTGGAGCTTAACGGAGCAAGACCCATTCAACAATGTAACAAGAACGTTGATTGAAGCTCATGCGGCGGCTATGGGACATACACAGTCTCTTCATACAAATGCACTCGATGAAGCGATTGCCTTGCCGACGGATTTCTCTGCTAGAATTGCTCGTAATACGCAGCTCTACTTACAAGAAGAAACAGGTATTACAAAAGTGATCGATCCATGGGCGGGTTCTTATTATGTAGAAACATTGACGAATGAGTTGATGGAGCGAGCATGGAAGCATATTGAGGAAATCGAAGAGCTTGGTGGGATGACAAAAGCGATTGAAACAGGTCTTCCGAAAATGAGAATTGAAGAAGCGTCTGCAAGACGTCAGGCACAAATCGATTCTGGAACGGAAACCATCATTGGGGTGAACCAATATCGTCTGGAACAAGAGGATCCAATCGATATTTTAGATATTGATAATACAGCCGTTCGTTTAAAGCAAATTGAACGCATTCAAAAGATGAAGGAAACGCGGGATGAAGAGAAAGTGGCGGCTGCTCTTCAAGCGATTACCGAGGCGGCAAGAACCGGAGAAGGAAACTTGCTTGCACTAGCTGTAGATGCCGCTAGAGCAAGAGCGACTTTAGGCGAAATATCCGATGCAATCGAAATCATTAGTGGCAGACATAAGGCGGTGATCCGATCAGTGAGCGGCGTGTACAGTTCTAACTTCTCTGATGAAGAGCAAATCCAAGAAGTGAAACGGATGACAGAGGAATTTAATGAGCAGGAAGGACGTAGACCTCGGATGTTGGTCGCTAAAATGGGGCAGGATGGACATGACCGCGGGGCGAAAGTAGTGGCTACAGCCTATGCAGATTTAGGGTTTGATGTCGATATCGGCCCGCTTTTCCAAACGCCAGAAGAAACGGCTTTACAAGCGGTTGAAAATGACGTCCATGCGATTGGTGTCAGTTCGTTAGCAGCGGGTCATAAAACATTGCTGCCGGCCTTAATTGCCGAATTGAAAAAGCTTGGCCGTGAAGACATTATCGTTTTCATTGGTGGTGTCATCCCTGCACAGGATTATGATTTCCTGCGTGCGAATGGAGCGGCAGCTATTTTTGGACCAGGAACGGTGATTCCGGTATCTGCCCAAAAGATTTTAGAAGAAATTTATAAGAGCCTCGGTTACGAGGAAGTGAATGAATAA
- a CDS encoding acyl-CoA carboxylase subunit beta, giving the protein MTTQDIFTSINELYDRRREVELGGGDARIEKQHEKGKLTARERIELLVDPGTFVEINPFIEHRCNDFGLDGVKGPGDGVVTGYGKVHGRPIYLFSQDFTVFGGALGEMHAKKIANVMDLAAKNGAPFVGLNDSGGARIQEGVVSLDGYGHIFYRNAIYSGVIPQISVIMGPCAGGAVYSPAITDFVFMVDQTSQMFITGPKVIETVTGEKISSEDLGGSKVHNTISGNAHFRGSSEEEVLEMVRALLSYLPQNNEEKPAINECSEEDDYRKDITDVVPFDGLRPYDVRKVLEHVVDPDSFMEVQKEFAKNIVIGFARIKGEVVGLVCNQPKFMAGGLDIDSSDKAARFIRFCDSFNIPIITFEDVSGFFPGVKQELGGIIRHGAKILYAYSEATVPKITVILRKAYGGAYVALNSKSIGADLVYSWPNAEIAVMGPQGAANIIFAKEIANSENPEETRANKIEEYREKFANPYVAAARGMVDDVIDPRETRIKLIQGLEMMRTKKETRPHKKHGNIPL; this is encoded by the coding sequence ATGACAACTCAAGATATTTTCACAAGCATCAATGAACTATATGACAGGCGCCGTGAAGTAGAGCTTGGCGGTGGAGATGCCCGAATTGAAAAACAGCATGAAAAAGGCAAATTAACAGCGAGAGAGCGAATTGAATTATTAGTAGACCCGGGTACATTTGTGGAAATCAATCCATTTATTGAGCATCGCTGCAATGATTTTGGACTAGATGGAGTAAAGGGGCCTGGAGATGGTGTTGTGACGGGTTATGGGAAAGTACATGGTCGTCCGATTTATTTATTCTCACAGGACTTTACGGTATTTGGTGGAGCACTTGGTGAAATGCATGCGAAGAAAATTGCCAATGTGATGGATTTAGCTGCGAAAAACGGGGCTCCTTTTGTTGGATTGAATGATTCTGGTGGCGCACGTATTCAAGAAGGCGTTGTTTCACTAGATGGTTATGGTCATATTTTTTATCGAAATGCGATTTATTCAGGTGTGATTCCGCAAATATCTGTGATTATGGGACCATGTGCCGGTGGAGCCGTTTATTCTCCTGCTATTACTGATTTTGTGTTTATGGTCGATCAAACGAGTCAGATGTTTATCACAGGCCCTAAAGTAATTGAAACGGTAACAGGTGAGAAGATTTCCTCTGAAGATCTCGGTGGTTCAAAAGTACATAATACGATTAGTGGGAATGCACATTTCCGTGGAAGTTCTGAAGAAGAAGTGCTAGAAATGGTCCGCGCTTTATTGAGCTATCTTCCACAAAATAACGAGGAAAAGCCAGCCATCAATGAATGTTCGGAAGAGGATGATTACCGTAAAGATATTACAGATGTCGTTCCATTTGATGGCTTGCGCCCGTATGATGTGCGCAAAGTGTTAGAGCATGTCGTCGATCCTGATTCCTTTATGGAAGTGCAAAAAGAGTTTGCAAAAAATATTGTGATTGGTTTTGCTCGTATTAAAGGGGAAGTGGTTGGGCTTGTTTGTAATCAGCCGAAATTTATGGCTGGTGGTTTAGATATTGATTCCTCCGACAAAGCAGCTCGTTTTATTCGTTTTTGTGACTCCTTTAATATTCCAATTATTACATTTGAGGATGTGTCTGGTTTCTTCCCTGGAGTCAAGCAAGAGCTAGGCGGAATCATTCGTCATGGAGCGAAGATTTTATACGCATATTCCGAGGCGACGGTGCCGAAAATTACAGTGATTTTGCGTAAAGCGTATGGTGGGGCATATGTGGCTCTGAACAGTAAATCGATCGGAGCGGATCTTGTTTATTCGTGGCCAAACGCAGAGATTGCGGTTATGGGACCTCAAGGGGCAGCGAATATTATTTTTGCTAAAGAAATTGCCAATAGTGAGAATCCAGAAGAAACGAGAGCGAATAAAATTGAGGAATATCGTGAGAAGTTTGCCAATCCATATGTGGCCGCTGCACGCGGAATGGTGGATGACGTGATCGATCCGCGAGAAACAAGAATCAAATTAATTCAAGGATTAGAAATGATGCGGACGAAAAAAGAAACGCGCCCGCATAAAAAACACGGCAATATCCCTTTATAA
- a CDS encoding methylmalonyl-CoA mutase family protein — protein MKIEEMKSQNFEHVSLEEWKKTAEASLKGKSLAKLYTETYEQITLKPLYLKADIESVEEEQFPGIPSYTRGFYKGGYVERSLKTAHPLKAHSASNLQTKLSAAMQAGQDALSFSIEEQARMTFRECSQLLSNPYPLYINTKDHFLAFSAFLLKADLAELQGVIGTDLLSHFAAKGLVPDEQALDLHFEALTEMKQRYPKVKTVVINTVPYDLAGATAIQEIAIALSQAVFYIEWLKEKGWTPLEAVQLFSFHFAIGSQFFMEVAKLRAFRKLWTALCESYQIHGEAVKVTVGAETSEFTLSKLDRHVNILRTGSEAFAALLGGVEYLQVTPFDQFNGTTSTLAERVAKNIPLMLQSESHLTKVVDPAGGSYFIESLTNELAQAAWKKFLQIEESGGMLSVLKEGTLQKELAQVLEQRIVDLAVRKKSMIGTNIYADLNETFFSEHEGMEVLLADRQVTSYKELLNQVSEERTLAELHVRDSGEQVIPVKSQRLAEPFEQLRERAVGIQASGKTIQAGLICLGKLKDFKPRADYVTGVLSTGGISVQLSDECHSVEEAVRYVKETQFPYYCICGKDETYKEFGPSLVAELKQAETAIQIDIAGKLSEEENAEWRAAGLNGHVFAGQNLLDKLSSLLALWEGGATHE, from the coding sequence ATGAAGATTGAAGAGATGAAATCTCAAAATTTTGAGCATGTGTCGTTAGAGGAATGGAAAAAGACGGCTGAAGCATCATTAAAGGGGAAGTCATTGGCTAAGCTATATACAGAGACATACGAACAAATTACATTAAAACCGCTCTATTTAAAAGCAGACATAGAAAGTGTGGAAGAAGAACAGTTTCCAGGTATCCCTAGTTATACTCGTGGATTTTATAAAGGTGGCTATGTAGAAAGGTCATTAAAAACGGCTCATCCATTAAAAGCTCATTCAGCTAGTAATCTACAAACGAAGCTATCAGCTGCTATGCAAGCAGGGCAGGATGCACTCTCTTTTTCTATTGAGGAACAAGCGAGAATGACCTTCCGTGAATGTTCCCAATTGTTATCTAATCCATATCCGTTATACATAAACACAAAAGATCATTTTCTAGCGTTCTCAGCCTTTCTTTTAAAAGCGGATCTAGCTGAATTACAAGGAGTAATAGGAACAGATCTGTTATCGCATTTCGCGGCAAAGGGACTAGTTCCGGATGAGCAAGCGCTCGATCTTCATTTTGAGGCATTAACAGAAATGAAGCAGCGTTACCCGAAAGTCAAAACGGTAGTGATCAACACAGTTCCTTACGATTTAGCAGGTGCAACTGCCATTCAAGAAATTGCCATCGCGTTGTCTCAGGCCGTTTTCTATATAGAATGGCTAAAGGAGAAAGGGTGGACGCCATTAGAGGCGGTTCAATTATTTAGTTTTCACTTCGCAATAGGTTCACAGTTTTTCATGGAAGTCGCTAAACTACGTGCCTTTCGTAAACTATGGACAGCGTTATGTGAATCTTATCAAATTCATGGAGAAGCTGTGAAGGTAACGGTTGGTGCAGAAACGTCTGAATTTACGCTTTCAAAGCTAGACCGTCATGTCAATATTTTGCGAACAGGTAGTGAAGCATTTGCTGCTTTGCTTGGGGGAGTAGAATATTTACAAGTGACACCTTTTGACCAATTCAATGGCACAACTTCCACTTTAGCAGAACGTGTAGCTAAAAACATTCCATTGATGTTACAAAGTGAATCTCATTTGACGAAAGTGGTGGACCCGGCAGGTGGTTCTTATTTCATTGAGTCTTTAACGAATGAGCTCGCCCAAGCAGCGTGGAAGAAATTTTTGCAAATAGAAGAAAGTGGCGGAATGCTATCCGTATTGAAAGAAGGAACACTCCAGAAGGAATTAGCCCAAGTGCTAGAGCAGCGGATTGTCGATTTAGCTGTTCGTAAAAAGTCGATGATCGGGACAAATATTTACGCTGATTTGAATGAAACATTCTTTAGTGAGCACGAGGGAATGGAAGTGTTATTAGCCGATCGACAAGTAACTTCCTATAAAGAATTGCTTAATCAAGTGAGTGAAGAGCGGACGTTGGCTGAACTTCATGTCAGAGACAGCGGGGAACAAGTGATACCAGTGAAATCTCAACGGTTAGCCGAGCCTTTTGAACAATTAAGGGAACGCGCAGTGGGCATTCAAGCCAGTGGAAAAACGATTCAAGCAGGTCTTATTTGCCTGGGCAAACTGAAGGACTTTAAACCACGAGCAGATTATGTGACAGGTGTGCTTTCTACTGGTGGAATCTCTGTTCAATTGAGCGACGAGTGTCATTCAGTAGAAGAGGCAGTACGTTACGTAAAAGAAACTCAATTCCCTTATTACTGTATTTGTGGAAAAGATGAGACGTATAAGGAATTCGGTCCAAGCTTAGTGGCTGAGTTGAAACAAGCAGAAACAGCCATTCAAATAGATATTGCCGGCAAGCTTTCAGAAGAGGAGAACGCAGAATGGCGGGCAGCAGGACTTAATGGACATGTGTTTGCGGGACAAAACCTTTTAGATAAGCTTTCATCTTTATTAGCATTATGGGAAGGAGGAGCTACTCATGAGTAA